The proteins below come from a single Micromonospora citrea genomic window:
- a CDS encoding phasin family protein, with the protein MQDAWRAYLELAMGLTEAPRKKAQDAVRRLVGSGGATAGQLQALAEELVSTGAANREALTKLVRFEVDRALGAVGLATADEVAELTRRVHELERQLREARTTSAAPSPAASAVPPAASGVSVDAGATSVVPGAAEPAAPPAAASGGPAATPPVAKKALAKKAVAKKAVAKKAVAKKAVAKRAPSAVTPAGDTAVDAVRPAKKAPGRTEQPGGTGQLNGMEQPGRTEQPGGGA; encoded by the coding sequence ATGCAGGACGCGTGGCGCGCCTACCTCGAGCTGGCCATGGGCCTGACGGAGGCGCCCCGGAAGAAGGCCCAGGACGCGGTGCGCCGCCTCGTCGGCTCCGGCGGCGCGACCGCCGGTCAGCTGCAGGCGCTCGCCGAGGAACTCGTCTCCACCGGTGCGGCGAACCGGGAGGCGCTGACCAAGCTGGTCCGGTTCGAGGTCGACCGGGCCCTCGGCGCGGTGGGGCTCGCCACCGCCGACGAGGTCGCCGAGCTGACCCGTCGCGTGCACGAGCTGGAGCGTCAGCTCCGGGAAGCCCGCACGACGTCCGCCGCCCCGTCGCCGGCCGCGTCCGCCGTCCCGCCGGCCGCGTCGGGTGTCTCGGTCGACGCCGGTGCGACGTCGGTGGTCCCGGGTGCCGCCGAGCCGGCCGCGCCCCCCGCCGCCGCGTCGGGCGGCCCCGCCGCGACGCCGCCGGTCGCGAAGAAGGCGCTGGCCAAGAAGGCCGTCGCGAAGAAGGCCGTCGCGAAGAAAGCCGTCGCCAAGAAGGCCGTCGCCAAGCGGGCGCCGTCGGCCGTGACCCCGGCCGGGGACACCGCCGTGGACGCGGTCCGGCCGGCGAAGAAGGCACCGGGCCGCACGGAACAGCCGGGCGGCACCGGACAGCTCAACGGTATGGAGCAGCCGGGTCGCACCGAACAGCCGGGCGGCGGGGCGTGA
- a CDS encoding TlyA family RNA methyltransferase translates to MARRNRLDAELVRRGLARSREQAAALVEAGRVQLRGVPARKPAAMVDPADPLLVTGEDPSSEYVSRGGHKLAGALAAFAPGGLGVAGRRCLDAGASTGGFTDVLLRADAAEVVAVDVGYGQLAWPLRNDPRVRVFERTNVRTLTPETIGGPVDLTVADLSFISLRLVLPALAGCTRPDGDLALMVKPQFEVGKERVGAGGVVRDPALRAEAVLDVAGAAARLDLGLADVAASPLPGPSGNVEFFVWLRRDAPPADPERVRAVVTAGPQGPAPSGDLPGAATEEVAG, encoded by the coding sequence ATGGCACGTCGTAACCGGCTGGACGCCGAACTCGTCCGCCGCGGTCTGGCCCGGTCCCGGGAGCAGGCCGCCGCGCTGGTGGAGGCCGGCCGGGTCCAACTGCGCGGGGTGCCCGCCCGCAAGCCCGCCGCGATGGTCGACCCCGCCGACCCGTTGCTGGTCACGGGAGAGGATCCCAGTTCGGAGTACGTCTCCCGGGGCGGGCACAAGCTGGCCGGCGCGCTGGCCGCCTTCGCCCCCGGCGGGCTGGGGGTGGCCGGTCGGCGCTGCCTGGACGCGGGCGCCTCCACCGGCGGTTTCACCGACGTGCTGCTGCGCGCCGACGCGGCCGAGGTGGTCGCCGTCGACGTCGGCTACGGGCAGCTCGCCTGGCCGCTGCGCAACGACCCGCGGGTGCGGGTCTTCGAGCGCACCAACGTCCGTACGCTGACTCCGGAGACCATCGGCGGGCCGGTGGACCTCACGGTCGCCGACCTGTCGTTCATCTCACTGCGGTTGGTGCTGCCGGCGTTGGCCGGCTGCACCCGGCCCGACGGCGACCTCGCACTGATGGTGAAGCCACAGTTCGAGGTGGGCAAGGAGCGGGTCGGTGCCGGCGGGGTGGTCCGCGACCCGGCGCTGCGGGCCGAGGCGGTGCTCGACGTGGCCGGCGCGGCGGCGCGGCTCGACCTGGGCCTGGCCGACGTGGCCGCCAGCCCGCTGCCGGGGCCGAGCGGCAACGTCGAGTTCTTCGTATGGTTACGCCGGGACGCACCGCCGGCCGACCCGGAGCGGGTGCGTGCCGTGGTGACCGCCGGGCCGCAGGGCCCGGCGCCGTCCGGCGACCTGCCGGGCGCGGCGACGGAGGAGGTGGCCGGGTGA
- a CDS encoding SCP2 sterol-binding domain-containing protein codes for MASVDECRQALRDLAARLDRDAETVREKIDLDRTLACRITDLDTAFHGRLAGGRLVDLADGDDPKAKIALSTSSDDLLALVRGELDVTRAVTSRRVSIKANPFDLMKLRKLL; via the coding sequence GTGGCCAGCGTGGACGAGTGCCGACAGGCGTTGCGGGATCTGGCCGCCCGGCTGGACCGCGACGCGGAGACGGTACGGGAGAAGATCGACCTGGACCGCACGCTGGCCTGCCGGATCACCGACCTCGACACGGCGTTCCACGGTCGGCTCGCCGGTGGACGCCTGGTCGACCTGGCCGACGGCGACGACCCGAAGGCCAAGATCGCGCTCAGCACGAGCAGCGACGACCTGCTCGCCCTGGTCCGCGGTGAGCTGGACGTCACCCGGGCGGTCACGTCCCGCCGAGTGTCGATCAAGGCGAACCCGTTCGACCTGATGAAGCTGCGCAAGCTGCTCTGA
- the recN gene encoding DNA repair protein RecN: MLEELRITGLGVIEDTTLPLTGGMNVITGETGAGKTMVVTGLGLLFGGRADAGRVRAQPGRAVVEGRLRLDGRVAAAVHARIIDAGGEPDEDGSVLLSRTVTVEGRSRAHLGGRSMPVSMLGEVGEQVVAVHGQSDQLRLLRPAEQRAALDRFAGPEHEKLLDALREAYTRWRGVVDDLADRRRNARERNQEADLLRLGLDEITRVDPQPGEDDELKAEAQRLEHAEGLRTAAQVAHQCVAGGVEAADETPDATVLLGTARRTLEAQAGTDPALGELAGRLEEAATLVADVSAELSAYLAALDADPARLQAIYERRAALRALTRKYADDVDGVIAWAERARTRLSDLDTSDELLDELERESSRLAGEVADLAGRVSTSRQEAATRFAEQVTVELAGLAMPHARIEVAVLPRPAGRAEPSLRVNGAEVGVGPDGGDEVELRLLAHPGAPSLPLQRGASGGELSRVMLAIEVVFAGSGGPPTLVFDEVDAGVGGQAAVEIGRRLARLARSHQVLVVTHLPQVAAFADRHLVVAKDTGGAVTTSGVRVVEDTERARELARMLAGLPDSDLGIAHAEELLAVAARERRP; encoded by the coding sequence GTGCTGGAAGAGCTGCGCATCACCGGACTGGGCGTCATCGAGGACACGACGCTGCCGCTGACCGGCGGCATGAACGTCATCACCGGCGAGACCGGTGCGGGCAAGACGATGGTCGTCACCGGCCTCGGCCTGCTCTTCGGTGGCCGCGCCGACGCCGGGCGGGTCCGGGCGCAACCCGGCCGGGCGGTGGTGGAGGGGCGGCTGCGTCTCGACGGCCGGGTGGCCGCCGCGGTGCACGCCCGGATCATCGACGCCGGGGGCGAGCCCGACGAGGACGGCTCGGTGCTGCTCAGCCGCACCGTCACCGTGGAGGGCCGCTCCCGGGCCCACCTGGGCGGGCGCAGCATGCCGGTGTCCATGCTCGGCGAGGTGGGCGAGCAGGTCGTCGCCGTGCACGGCCAGTCCGACCAGCTGCGGCTGCTGCGCCCGGCCGAGCAGCGGGCCGCGCTGGACCGTTTCGCCGGCCCGGAGCACGAGAAACTGCTCGACGCGCTGCGCGAGGCGTACACCCGTTGGCGCGGGGTGGTCGACGACCTGGCCGACCGGCGGCGCAACGCCCGCGAGCGCAACCAGGAGGCCGACCTGCTGCGGCTCGGGCTGGACGAGATCACCCGGGTCGACCCGCAGCCCGGCGAGGACGACGAGCTGAAGGCCGAGGCGCAGCGGCTGGAGCACGCCGAGGGGCTGCGCACCGCGGCGCAGGTGGCCCACCAGTGCGTGGCCGGCGGCGTGGAGGCCGCCGACGAGACCCCCGACGCCACGGTGCTGCTGGGCACGGCCCGGCGCACCCTGGAGGCGCAGGCCGGCACGGATCCGGCGCTGGGGGAGCTGGCGGGGCGGCTGGAGGAGGCGGCCACGCTGGTGGCGGACGTCTCCGCCGAGCTGTCGGCCTACCTCGCCGCGCTCGACGCCGACCCGGCGCGGTTGCAGGCGATCTACGAGCGTCGGGCGGCGCTGCGCGCGCTGACCCGCAAGTACGCCGACGACGTCGACGGGGTGATCGCCTGGGCGGAGCGGGCCCGCACCCGACTGTCCGACCTGGACACCTCCGACGAGCTCCTCGACGAGTTGGAGCGGGAGTCGTCGCGGCTGGCCGGCGAGGTGGCCGACCTGGCCGGCCGGGTGTCGACCTCCCGCCAGGAGGCGGCGACCCGCTTCGCCGAGCAGGTCACCGTGGAGCTGGCCGGCCTGGCCATGCCGCACGCCCGCATCGAGGTGGCGGTGCTGCCCCGACCGGCCGGCCGCGCCGAGCCGAGCCTGCGGGTCAACGGCGCCGAGGTCGGCGTCGGCCCGGACGGCGGCGACGAGGTCGAGCTGCGTCTGCTGGCCCACCCCGGCGCGCCGTCGCTGCCGTTGCAGCGGGGCGCCTCCGGCGGCGAGCTGTCCCGGGTGATGCTCGCCATCGAGGTGGTCTTCGCCGGCTCGGGCGGGCCGCCGACGCTGGTCTTCGACGAGGTGGACGCCGGCGTCGGCGGTCAGGCGGCGGTGGAGATCGGCCGGCGCCTGGCCCGGCTGGCCCGCAGCCACCAGGTCCTCGTCGTCACCCACCTGCCGCAGGTCGCCGCGTTCGCCGACCGGCACCTGGTGGTGGCGAAGGACACGGGCGGGGCGGTCACCACGAGCGGGGTGCGGGTGGTGGAGGACACGGAGCGGGCCCGGGAGCTGGCCCGGATGCTCGCGGGTTTGCCCGATTCCGACCTGGGTATCGCCCATGCCGAGGAGCTTCTCGCCGTGGCGGCCCGGGAAAGGCGCCCCTGA
- the murJ gene encoding murein biosynthesis integral membrane protein MurJ, whose translation MTTPAPLAGAGRVAGAAALIAVLTVVSRLAGFGRTAVFTWVVQKSDLGGMYVIANTVPNIIFEIVAGGALASLVVPLLAGPVAAGDRRAVAATTGALLTWTVTLLVPLAVLVAVAAGPIVSLISEGRSPAELEAGARMLRVFAPQLPLYGIGIVLTGVLQAHRRFAWPVIAPLLSSLTVIVVYLAFGGVEGRGAGVGQVSRGGELILSAGTTAGVVVLSLSLLVPLRRLGLRLRPGYAFPADARARVTGLAVAGAVTVTAQQLALLVLLNRVSGGPTGSPQVFNLAQTMYLLPWAVLAVPLATAAYPALATAATAGDDDDYRRTLSSTTRGVLLFSCFGAAALVGTAGPVAAFFYPTGPGSTAAGIAGFAPGLLGYGLFAVLSRALYARGDTRPATVAISAGWLAVPAAAVPLAAVFPVADRVLAVTLANSVGMLLLGGLLLVAVRRAAGPAALAGVARAGAAGLLAGALAALAGAAAARWLDAAGDGTPTTPAALVQGMLSGVLVGVVFLAVVWLVDRRDVRPLLAGVLRRLGRGRRGPTAPAGRTGAGEIPPERGDGKETVSR comes from the coding sequence GTGACGACCCCGGCACCCCTCGCCGGCGCCGGCCGCGTGGCCGGAGCGGCCGCGCTCATCGCCGTACTCACCGTGGTCAGCCGGCTCGCCGGCTTCGGCCGCACCGCCGTCTTCACCTGGGTGGTGCAGAAGAGCGACCTCGGCGGCATGTACGTGATCGCCAACACGGTCCCGAACATCATCTTCGAGATCGTCGCGGGTGGCGCGCTGGCGAGCCTGGTCGTACCGCTGCTGGCCGGACCCGTCGCGGCCGGCGACCGGCGGGCGGTGGCCGCCACCACGGGCGCCCTGCTCACCTGGACGGTCACCCTGCTGGTGCCGCTGGCCGTGCTCGTCGCGGTGGCCGCCGGCCCGATCGTGTCGCTGATCAGCGAGGGGCGCTCGCCGGCCGAGCTGGAAGCCGGCGCGCGGATGCTGCGGGTGTTCGCCCCGCAGCTGCCGCTCTACGGCATCGGCATCGTGCTCACCGGCGTGCTCCAGGCGCACCGCCGGTTCGCCTGGCCGGTGATCGCGCCGCTGCTGTCCAGCCTCACCGTGATCGTGGTCTACCTCGCCTTCGGCGGCGTCGAGGGGCGCGGCGCCGGGGTGGGACAGGTGAGCCGCGGGGGAGAGCTGATCCTGTCGGCCGGGACGACGGCGGGCGTGGTGGTGCTGTCGCTGTCGCTGCTGGTCCCGCTGCGCCGGCTAGGGCTGCGGCTGCGTCCCGGGTACGCCTTCCCCGCCGACGCGCGGGCGCGGGTGACGGGGCTGGCGGTGGCCGGCGCGGTGACCGTCACCGCGCAGCAGCTGGCGTTGCTGGTGCTGCTGAACCGGGTCTCCGGCGGCCCGACCGGCTCGCCGCAGGTGTTCAACCTGGCCCAGACCATGTACCTGCTGCCCTGGGCGGTGCTGGCGGTGCCGCTGGCGACCGCGGCGTACCCGGCGCTGGCGACCGCGGCGACCGCCGGGGACGACGACGACTACCGGCGCACGCTCTCCTCGACGACGCGCGGGGTGCTGCTGTTCAGCTGTTTCGGCGCGGCGGCGCTGGTCGGCACGGCCGGGCCGGTCGCGGCGTTCTTCTACCCGACCGGTCCCGGCTCGACGGCCGCCGGGATCGCCGGCTTCGCCCCCGGGCTGCTCGGCTACGGCCTCTTCGCGGTGCTCTCCCGGGCCCTCTACGCCCGGGGCGACACCCGCCCCGCCACGGTGGCGATCTCGGCCGGCTGGCTGGCCGTGCCGGCGGCGGCGGTGCCGCTGGCGGCGGTGTTCCCGGTGGCGGACCGGGTGCTGGCCGTCACCCTCGCCAACTCGGTCGGGATGCTGCTGCTCGGTGGCCTGCTGCTCGTCGCCGTGCGGCGCGCGGCCGGGCCCGCCGCGCTCGCCGGCGTGGCCCGCGCCGGCGCCGCCGGACTGCTCGCCGGGGCCCTGGCGGCGCTCGCCGGTGCGGCCGCCGCGCGCTGGCTGGACGCGGCCGGCGACGGCACCCCGACGACACCGGCCGCACTCGTGCAGGGCATGCTGTCCGGAGTCCTGGTCGGTGTCGTGTTCCTCGCCGTCGTGTGGCTGGTCGACCGGCGGGACGTGCGACCGCTGCTCGCCGGGGTGCTCCGGCGACTGGGGCGGGGCCGGCGCGGGCCGACGGCCCCCGCCGGACGGACGGGTGCGGGCGAGATCCCCCCGGAACGGGGTGACGGGAAGGAGACGGTGTCCCGGTGA
- a CDS encoding copper transporter, whose translation MINFRYHVVSLTAVFLALAIGLVVGTAALNGPVADSLKENVNELRNHNQQMRQQVQSMERELELEEDFAAQIAEVVLPGTLTGKRVLVLSLPTGRDHTEGVVKMLQLAGAEVTGRVDLQDKFINPDNNNNLLELAVTAARPTSAPTSGLPGNGHGVETSSALLASVLLDRAPGAAPVSEADRRAVLAAYTNANYLTTEERVSKAAEAVVVVSGQPYVDKDSAKKDESVLKVAEQFDQAGTLVVAGNGSAGGNLVAAVRSDPVLVQSISTVDNANTVQGQLVTALALVQQVTEKKAGQYGVADNAASLLPRLPQ comes from the coding sequence GTGATCAACTTCCGGTACCACGTGGTGTCCCTGACCGCGGTCTTCCTGGCTTTGGCGATCGGTCTGGTGGTCGGCACCGCCGCCCTGAACGGCCCGGTGGCCGACTCGCTCAAGGAGAACGTCAACGAGCTGCGCAACCACAACCAGCAGATGCGCCAGCAGGTCCAGAGCATGGAGCGCGAGCTGGAGCTCGAGGAGGACTTCGCCGCCCAGATCGCGGAGGTCGTCCTGCCCGGCACCCTGACCGGCAAGCGGGTGCTGGTGCTCAGCCTGCCCACCGGGCGCGACCACACCGAGGGCGTGGTCAAGATGCTCCAGCTCGCCGGGGCCGAGGTGACCGGCCGCGTCGACCTGCAGGACAAGTTCATCAACCCCGACAACAACAACAACCTGCTGGAGCTGGCGGTGACCGCCGCGCGGCCGACCAGCGCGCCGACGTCCGGGCTGCCCGGCAACGGGCACGGGGTGGAGACGTCCAGCGCGCTGCTGGCCAGCGTCCTGCTGGACCGGGCCCCCGGCGCCGCCCCGGTCAGCGAGGCCGACCGGCGGGCGGTGCTGGCCGCGTACACCAACGCCAACTACCTGACCACCGAGGAGCGGGTCAGCAAGGCGGCGGAGGCGGTCGTGGTGGTCAGCGGGCAGCCGTACGTGGACAAGGACTCGGCGAAGAAGGACGAGTCGGTGCTCAAGGTCGCCGAGCAGTTCGACCAGGCCGGGACGCTCGTCGTGGCCGGCAACGGCTCGGCCGGCGGCAACCTGGTGGCGGCTGTGCGCAGCGACCCGGTGCTGGTGCAGAGCATCTCCACCGTCGACAACGCCAACACCGTCCAGGGCCAGCTGGTCACCGCCCTCGCGCTGGTGCAGCAGGTCACCGAGAAGAAGGCCGGTCAGTACGGCGTCGCCGACAACGCCGCGTCCCTGCTGCCTAGACTGCCCCAGTGA
- the steA gene encoding putative cytokinetic ring protein SteA, producing MRLPTLRRTRNAEPGKILGTARLDRRTKRLVGRLRPGDIAVIDHVDLDRVAADSLVAVGVAAVLNAKPSVSGRYPNLGPEVLIGAGIPLLDDLGEGIFERLREGDTVRIEGNTVFAGDEPVAHGSLQDAETVAKAMADAREGLSVQLEAFAANTMDYLKQERDLLLDGVGVPEIQTEIQGRHCLIVVRGYDYKADLDVLRPYIREFKPVLIGVDGGADALVEAGYTPDMIIGDMDSVTDDVLRCGAEVIVHAYPDGRAPGLARVTGLGVPAVTFPAAATSEDLAMLLADEKGASLLVAVGTHATLVEFLDKGRGGMASTFLTRLKVGGKLVDAKGVSRLYRQSISGSSLLLLVLSAIAAMASAVAVSTVGKAYLGVVSEWWNNFVFQLEQLF from the coding sequence ATGCGTCTACCCACGTTGCGCCGGACCCGGAACGCGGAACCGGGCAAGATCCTCGGCACCGCACGCCTGGACCGCCGGACGAAGCGCCTGGTCGGCCGGCTCCGCCCCGGTGACATCGCGGTCATCGACCACGTCGACCTCGACCGGGTCGCCGCCGACTCGCTCGTCGCCGTCGGTGTCGCCGCCGTGCTCAACGCGAAGCCGTCGGTCTCCGGGCGCTACCCGAACCTCGGCCCCGAGGTGTTGATCGGCGCGGGCATCCCGCTGCTCGACGACCTGGGCGAGGGCATCTTCGAGCGGCTGCGCGAGGGCGACACGGTCCGCATCGAGGGCAACACCGTCTTCGCCGGCGACGAGCCGGTGGCGCACGGCAGCCTCCAGGACGCCGAGACGGTGGCCAAGGCGATGGCCGACGCCCGGGAGGGCCTGTCGGTCCAGCTCGAGGCGTTCGCCGCCAACACGATGGACTATCTCAAGCAGGAGCGCGACCTGCTCCTCGACGGCGTCGGCGTGCCGGAGATCCAGACCGAGATCCAGGGGCGGCACTGCCTGATCGTGGTGCGCGGCTACGACTACAAGGCCGACCTGGACGTGCTGCGTCCCTACATCCGCGAGTTCAAGCCGGTGTTGATCGGCGTCGACGGCGGCGCGGACGCGCTGGTGGAGGCCGGCTACACCCCCGACATGATCATCGGCGACATGGACTCCGTCACCGACGACGTGCTGCGGTGCGGCGCCGAGGTGATCGTGCACGCCTACCCGGACGGGCGGGCGCCCGGCCTGGCCCGGGTCACCGGGCTCGGCGTGCCGGCGGTGACCTTCCCGGCGGCGGCGACCAGCGAGGACCTGGCCATGCTGCTGGCCGACGAGAAGGGCGCCTCGCTGCTGGTCGCCGTCGGCACCCACGCCACGCTCGTGGAGTTCCTCGACAAGGGCCGTGGCGGCATGGCCTCGACGTTCCTGACCCGGCTCAAGGTCGGCGGCAAGCTGGTCGACGCCAAGGGCGTGAGCCGGCTCTACCGGCAGAGCATCTCCGGCTCCTCGCTGCTGCTGCTGGTGCTCTCCGCGATCGCGGCGATGGCCTCCGCCGTGGCGGTGTCCACCGTCGGCAAGGCGTATTTGGGCGTGGTCTCCGAGTGGTGGAACAATTTCGTGTTCCAGCTTGAACAGCTTTTCTAG
- a CDS encoding tetratricopeptide repeat protein: MAKPVAETVARHLVATGQLIDEDPAEALAHALAARRLASRIAAVREAVGLAAYHAGEWQSAIAELRTYHRMTGLQSHLAVLADCERALGRPERAIDLFRGADREKLDQAVAIELLIVAAGARGDLGQKDAAVAMLQVPELTTEATEPWTARLRYAYADALLAVGRSEEAREWFSRAADVDAEGETDAAERLLELDGVLIEGDEEDEAEAIASGPGAPGAVPARPDADLTGDAESTGPDDERREPTGATDEADTVGTLDDRDEGADERGETVALDERGEAAVEAVQTDDLADDELTDDEARVVAAGPGRTADATVSEGDSSDASGTGGDGSDAVGTGESGTAQR; the protein is encoded by the coding sequence CTGGCCAAGCCGGTCGCCGAGACGGTCGCCCGGCATCTGGTTGCCACGGGTCAGCTGATCGACGAGGACCCGGCGGAGGCGTTGGCGCACGCGCTGGCCGCCCGTCGGCTGGCGTCCCGGATCGCCGCCGTCCGCGAGGCGGTCGGGCTGGCCGCGTACCACGCGGGGGAGTGGCAGAGCGCGATCGCGGAGCTGCGCACGTACCACCGGATGACCGGGCTGCAGAGCCACCTGGCGGTGCTGGCGGACTGCGAGCGGGCACTGGGCCGGCCGGAGCGGGCGATCGACCTGTTCCGTGGCGCGGACCGGGAGAAGCTGGACCAGGCGGTGGCGATCGAGCTGCTGATCGTGGCGGCCGGCGCGCGCGGCGATCTCGGCCAGAAGGACGCCGCGGTGGCCATGCTCCAGGTTCCGGAACTGACCACGGAGGCGACCGAGCCGTGGACGGCGAGGCTGCGTTACGCGTACGCCGACGCGCTCCTCGCGGTCGGTCGTAGCGAGGAGGCCCGCGAGTGGTTCTCCCGGGCGGCCGACGTGGACGCGGAGGGCGAGACGGACGCCGCCGAGCGCCTGCTGGAGCTCGACGGGGTGCTGATCGAGGGCGACGAGGAGGACGAGGCCGAGGCCATCGCCTCCGGTCCCGGCGCCCCCGGTGCGGTGCCGGCCCGTCCGGACGCCGACCTGACCGGCGACGCCGAGTCCACGGGCCCCGACGACGAGCGGCGCGAGCCGACCGGGGCCACCGACGAGGCGGACACGGTCGGGACCCTCGACGATCGGGACGAGGGCGCCGACGAGCGCGGTGAGACCGTGGCTCTCGACGAGCGCGGCGAGGCTGCGGTCGAGGCGGTGCAGACGGACGATCTGGCCGACGACGAGCTGACCGACGACGAGGCGCGTGTTGTCGCGGCCGGCCCTGGCCGCACCGCCGACGCCACCGTCAGCGAGGGCGACAGCAGCGACGCCTCCGGCACCGGAGGCGACGGCAGCGACGCTGTCGGCACCGGCGAGTCGGGCACCGCGCAGCGATGA
- a CDS encoding HAD-IIA family hydrolase, whose product MTTRAGERLVDGYALVVFDLDGVIYLIDRPIPGAVEAVGRLHAEGRAVAYATNNASRRSSEVADLLTGMGVAARPEEVLTSAAAAAELLRDQLPAGAAVLVVGAEALRAEVRAAGLTPVSRADESPVAVVQGYGPQVGWADLAEASVAVRGGATWIATNTDRTLPSGRGPLPGNGALVAALRTALGRDPDVVVGKPEPALFATAARRAGDGRALVVGDRLDTDIEGARRAGLDSLLVLTGVSDVAELLAAAPQRRPTYVSMDLAGLFDPTAVVRVPAAGDSGGWSVASRDGVLELSGQGRALDALAALCAGAWSAGSARVRAGSAQAGQALTALGLAG is encoded by the coding sequence ATGACGACGCGCGCCGGGGAGCGGCTTGTCGACGGGTACGCCCTGGTCGTCTTCGACCTGGACGGCGTGATCTACCTGATCGACCGGCCGATCCCCGGCGCGGTCGAGGCGGTCGGCCGGCTGCACGCGGAGGGGCGGGCGGTCGCGTACGCGACCAACAACGCCTCGCGCCGCTCCAGTGAGGTGGCCGACCTGCTGACCGGGATGGGCGTCGCCGCCCGGCCGGAGGAGGTTCTCACCTCCGCGGCGGCCGCCGCCGAACTGCTCCGCGACCAGCTTCCCGCCGGCGCCGCGGTGCTGGTGGTCGGCGCCGAGGCGCTGCGGGCCGAGGTCCGCGCCGCCGGCCTGACCCCGGTGTCCCGGGCCGACGAGTCGCCGGTCGCGGTGGTGCAGGGGTACGGGCCGCAGGTCGGCTGGGCCGACCTGGCCGAGGCGTCGGTGGCGGTACGCGGCGGGGCGACCTGGATCGCCACCAACACCGACCGGACGCTGCCCAGCGGTCGTGGCCCGTTGCCGGGCAACGGCGCGCTGGTCGCCGCGCTGCGCACCGCGCTCGGCCGCGATCCCGACGTGGTGGTGGGCAAGCCCGAGCCGGCGTTGTTCGCCACCGCGGCCCGTCGCGCCGGGGACGGCCGTGCGCTGGTGGTCGGCGACCGCCTGGACACCGACATCGAGGGAGCCCGACGGGCGGGGCTGGACAGCCTGCTGGTGCTCACCGGCGTCAGTGACGTGGCCGAGCTGCTCGCCGCCGCGCCGCAGCGTCGGCCGACGTACGTCTCGATGGACCTGGCCGGGCTCTTCGACCCGACGGCGGTGGTGCGGGTCCCGGCTGCCGGGGACTCCGGCGGATGGTCGGTGGCCTCGCGGGACGGCGTGCTGGAACTGTCCGGGCAGGGCCGTGCGCTGGACGCGCTGGCGGCGCTGTGCGCGGGCGCCTGGTCGGCCGGGTCGGCGCGGGTGCGTGCCGGGTCGGCGCAGGCCGGGCAGGCACTGACCGCGCTGGGTCTGGCCGGCTGA
- a CDS encoding NAD kinase — translation MSRTALLVTHTGRRRSTEHARAVAADLIAAGFEVRVVAEEADDLDLPGVVPMTGPEAAEGAEIVFALGGDGTFLRAAELARPAKAPLIGINLGKVGFLAEAEIDDLDSAVRDVVDRNYTVDERLTLDVTAEFDGGPTIESWALNEISVEKGERAQMLELLVDVDGRPLSRYGCDGVVCATPTGSTAYAFSGGGPVVWPEVEALLLVPISAHALFSRPLVTAPTSTFAITVDPFTTLAVLSCDGRRVYDLPPGARVTVRRGALPVRIVRLRDRPFTDRLVAKFDLPVQGWRGNRR, via the coding sequence GTGAGCCGCACCGCCCTGCTGGTCACGCACACCGGGCGCCGCCGCAGCACCGAGCACGCGCGGGCGGTGGCCGCCGACCTCATCGCCGCCGGTTTCGAGGTGCGCGTCGTCGCCGAGGAGGCCGACGACCTCGACCTGCCCGGCGTGGTCCCGATGACCGGCCCGGAGGCCGCCGAGGGTGCGGAGATCGTCTTCGCGCTGGGTGGGGACGGCACGTTCCTGCGCGCCGCGGAGCTGGCCCGGCCGGCGAAGGCGCCGCTGATCGGCATCAACCTCGGCAAGGTCGGCTTCCTCGCCGAGGCGGAGATCGACGACCTCGACAGCGCCGTACGCGACGTGGTGGACCGCAACTACACGGTGGACGAGCGGCTCACCCTCGACGTGACCGCCGAGTTCGACGGCGGCCCGACCATCGAGTCGTGGGCGCTCAACGAGATCAGCGTCGAGAAGGGCGAGCGCGCCCAGATGCTGGAGCTCCTCGTCGACGTGGACGGCCGCCCGTTGTCCCGGTACGGCTGCGACGGCGTGGTCTGCGCGACCCCCACCGGCTCGACGGCGTACGCGTTCTCCGGCGGCGGCCCGGTGGTCTGGCCCGAGGTGGAGGCCCTGCTGCTGGTGCCGATCAGCGCGCACGCGCTGTTCAGCCGCCCGCTGGTCACCGCGCCCACCTCCACGTTCGCCATCACCGTCGACCCGTTCACCACCCTCGCGGTGCTCTCGTGCGACGGCCGGCGCGTCTACGATTTGCCGCCCGGGGCCCGGGTCACCGTGCGGCGCGGCGCGCTGCCAGTGCGCATCGTGCGGCTGCGCGACCGCCCGTTCACCGACCGGCTGGTGGCGAAGTTCGACCTGCCGGTGCAGGGCTGGCGCGGCAACCGCCGCTGA